A genomic region of Magnolia sinica isolate HGM2019 chromosome 6, MsV1, whole genome shotgun sequence contains the following coding sequences:
- the LOC131248872 gene encoding DNA-directed RNA polymerase II subunit RPB1 isoform X1, whose product MDIRFPYSPAEVAKVRVVQFGILSPDEIRQMSVVQIEHSETMERGKPKPGGLSDPRLGTIDRKLKCETCMANMAECPGHFGHLELAKPMFHIGFLKTVLSIMRCVCFNCSKILVDEEDHKFKQSQKIRNPKHRLRKVLDACKNKTKCDGGDDIEVRDQDLEEPVKKRRGGCGAQQPKLTVEGMKMIAEYKATRKKNDDQEQLPEPVERKQQLSAERVLSVLKRISDEDCLLLGLNPKYARPDWMILQVLPIPPPPVRPSVMMDTSSRSEDDLTHQLAMIIRHNENLRRQERNGAPAHIISEFAQLLQFHIATYFDNELPGQPRATQRSGRPIKSICSRLKAKEGRIRGNLMGKRVDFSARTVITPDPTINIDELGVPWSIALNLTYPETVTPYNIERLKELVEYGPHPPPGKTGAKYIIREDGQRLDLRYLKKSSDHHLELGYKVERHLNDGDFVLFNRQPSLHKMSIMGHRIKIMPYSTFRLNLSVTSPYNADFDGDEMNMHVPQSFETRAEVLELMMVPKCIVSPQSNRPVMGIVQDTLLGCRKITKRDTFIEKDVFMNILMWWEDFDGKIPAPTILKPRPLWTGKQVFNLIIPKQINLIRTSAWHSEAETGFITPGDTQVRIERGELLAGTLCKKTLGTSTGSLIHVIWEEVGPDAARKFLGHTQWLVNYWLLQNGFSIGIGDTIADASTMEKINETISKAKNEVKELIKAAQEKQLEAEPGRTMMESFENRVNQVLNKARDDAGSSAQKSLSESNNLKAMVTAGSKGSFINISQMTACVGQQNVEGKRIPYGFIDRTLPHFTKDDYGPESRGFVENSYLRGLTPQEFFFHAMGGREGLIDTAVKTSETGYIQRRLVKAMEDIMVKYDGTVRNSLGDVIQFLYGEDGMDAVWIESQKLDSLKMKKREFDNVFRYEFDNANWNPSYMLTEHVEDLKTIREFRNVFDAEVQKLEADRYQLGTEIATTGDNSWPMPVNLKRLIWNAQKTFKVDLRRPSDMHPMEIVEAVDKLQERLKVVPGDDFLSMEAQKNATLFFNILLRSTFASKRVLKEYRLTREAFEWVIGEIESRFLQSLVAPGEMIGCVAAQSIGEPATQMTLNTFHYAGVSAKNVTLGVPRLREIINVAKKIKTPSLSVYLKPEVNKTKERAKNVQCALEYTTLRSVTQATEVWYDPDPMSTIIEEDAEFVKSYYEMPDEEVAPEKISPWLLRIELNREMMVDKKLSMADIAEKINLEFDDDLTCIFNDDNAEKLILRIRIMNDEAPKGEMQDESAEDDVFLKKIESNMLTEMALRGIPDINKVFIKSGKINKFDENEGFKPEIEWMLDTEGVNLLAVMCHEDVDATRTTSNHLIEVIEVLGIEAVRRSLLDELRVVISFDGSYVNYRHLAILCDTMTYRGHLMAITRHGINRNDTGPMMRCSFEETVDILLDAALYAETDHLRGVTENIMLGQLAPIGTGDCALYLNDQMLQQAIELQLPSYMEGLDFGMTPSRSPMSGTPYHEGMSSPSYLFSPNARLSPITDAQFSPYVGGMAFSPTSSPGYSPSSPGYSPSSPGYSPTSPGYSPTSPGYSPTSPGYSPTSPTYSPSSPGYSPTSPAYSPTSPSYSPTSPSYSPTSPSYSPTSPSYSPTSPSYSPTSPSYSPTSPVYSPTSPVYSPTSPAYSPTSPSYSPTSPSYSPTSPSYSPTSPSYSPTSPAYSPTSPGYSPTSPSYSPTSPSYSPTSPSYNPPSAKYSPSLAYSPSSPRLSPSSPYSPTSPNYSPTSPSYSPTSPSYSPASPTYSPSSPYSSGVGPDYSPSSPQYSPSAGYSPTAPGYSPSSTSQYTPQMSNKDEGSSR is encoded by the exons ATGGACATCCGATTCCCGTACTCCCCAGCAGAGGTCGCAAAAGTCCGGGTCGTCCAGTTCGGCATCCTCAGTCCTGATGAAATC CGGCAAATGTCAGTTGTTCAGATCGAGCATAGTGAGACGATGGAGCGTGGAAAGCCGAAGCCTGGTGGCCTCAGCGATCCTCGGCTTGGTACCATTGATCGTAAGCTGAAGTGTGAAACGTGCATGGCGAACATGGCTGAGTGCCCTGGTCATTTTGGGCACCTTGAGCTCGCCAAGCCCATGTTCCATATCGGGTTCTTGAAAACTGTGCTCTCTATCATGCGCTGCGTCTGCTTTAATTGCTCTAAAATACTTGTTGATGAG GAAGACCACAAATTCAAGCAATCTCAGAaaattagaaatccaaaacatcGACTCAGGAAGGTTTTGGATGCATGTAAGAATAAAACAAAATGTGATGGTGGTGATGATATTGAGGTCCGAGATCAAGATTTAGAAGAACCGGTAAAGAAGCGCCGAGGGGGTTGTGGTGCTCAACAGCCAAAGCTCACTGTTGAAGGTATGAAAATGATTGCAGAATACAAGGCTACAAGGAAAAAGAATGATGATCAAGAACAGCTTCCTGAACCTGTGGAAAGAAAACAACAGCTTTCTGCAGAAAGG GTTCTAAGTGTTCTCAAGCGGATAAGTGATGAGGACTGCCTACTGTTGGGTTTGAATCCTAAGTATGCCCGTCCGGATTGGATGATTTTACAAGTCCTCCCGATTCCCCCTCCTCCTGTGAGACCTTCTGTGATGATGGATACGTCTTCTAGGAGTGAG GATGACTTGACTCATCAGTTGGCGATGATTATTAGACACAACGAGAATCTGAGAAGGCAGGAGAGAAATGGAGCTCCTGCCCACATCATCTCAGAATTTGCACAATTACTGCAATTTCACATTGCTACATATTTCGATAATGAGCTTCCGGGTCAGCCGAGG GCTACACAGAGGTCAGGACGGCCTATCAAATCCATATGCAGTCGGCTTAAGGCTAAAGAAGGTCGGATTAGAGGCAACTTGATGGGAAAGCGTGTGGATTTTTCAGCACGAACTGTCATCACACCAGATCCGACAATTAACATTGATGAACTTGGAGTGCCATGGAGTATTGCTCTTAATTTAACATATCCAGAAACTGTGACACCATATAACATTGAGAG GTTGAAGGAACTTGTAGAATATGGGCCCCATCCTCCTCCCGGTAAAACTGGTGCCAAGTACATCATAAGGGAAGACGGACAGAGGCTTGATCTTCGGTACTTGAAAAAAAGTAGTGATCATCATCTGGAGCTTGGTTATAAG GTGGAGAGGCACTTGAATGATGGGGACTTCGTTCTTTTCAATCGGCAACCTAGTCTTCACAAAATGTCTATAATGGGGCATCGAATCAAAATCATGCCATACTCAACTTTTCGCCTGAATTTGTCTGTAACTTCTCCATACAATGCTGATTTTGATGGGGATGAAATGAACATGCATGTTCCTCAGTCATTTGAAACTAGAGCAGAAGTCTTGGagctgatgatggtaccaaaatgCATTGTCTCGCCTCAATCAAATCGCCCTGTTATGGGTATTGTCCAGGATACACTCTTAGGATGCCGGAAGATAACTAAAAGAGATACCTTCATTGAGAAG GAtgtctttatgaatatcttgaTGTGGTGGGAGGATTTTGATGGGAAAATACCTGCTCCAACTATTCTGAAGCCTAGACCTCTTTGGACAGGAAAACAAGTGTTCAATCTGATCATTCCTAAGCAGATAAACCTCATAAGAACCTCGGCATGGCACTCGGAAGCGGAAACAGGATTTATCACTCCAGGAGATACACAAGTTAGAATAGAGAGAGGCGAGCTGCTTGCTGGCACTCTCTGCAAGAAGACCCTTGGAACATCTACTGGTAGTCTTATTCATGTCATCTG GGAAGAGGTTGGTCCAGATGCTGCCCGCAAATTCTTGGGCCACACACAGTGGCTTGTTAACTACTGGCTTTTGCAGAATGGATTTAGTATTGGAATTGGGGACACAATTGCAGATGCATCAACTATGGAAAAAATTAATGAAACAATATCGAAAGCGAAGAATGAAGTGAAGGAACTTATTAAGGCTGCCCAAGAAAAGCAGCTAGAGGCAGAACCTGGGCGAACTATGATGGAATCATTTGAGAACAGGGTGAACCAG GTGCTGAATAAGGCTCGTGATGATGCTGGAAGTAGTGCACAGAAGAGCTTATCAGAAAGTAACAATCTGAAGGCTATGGTGACAGCAGGATCAAAGGGAAGTTTTATCAACATTTCACAGATGACTGCTTGTGTGGGACAACAGAATGTCGAGGGTAAACGAATTCCTTACGGTTTCATTGATCGGACGCTACCACATTTCACCAAAGACGACTATGGGCCCGAAAGTCGGGGCTTTGTGGAGAACTCATATCTCCGTGGGCTGACTCCACAGGAATTCTTCTTTCACGCTATGGGTGGTAGGGAAGGTCTGATTGACACTGCAGTGAAAACATCTGAGACGGGGTATATTCAGAGGCGTCTTGTGAAGGCTATGGAAGACATTATGGTCAAATATGATGGTACTGTTAGGAACTCATTAGGGGATGTGATTCAGTTTTTGTATGGAGAGGATGGTATGGATGCTGTTTGGATTGAATCACAGAAGTTGGATTCTCTGAAAATGAAGAAGCGTGAGTTCGATAATGTTTTCAGGTATGAATTTGACAATGCCAATTGGAATCCAAGTTACATGTTAACTGAGCATGTTGAGGATTTGAAAACCATCCGGGAGTTCCGCAATGTTTTTGATGCTGAAGTTCAGAAACTGGAAGCAGATCGATACCAACTTGGTACAGAGATTGCTACTACAGGTGATAACTCATGGCCTATGCCTGTTAACCTCAAGAGGCTTATCTGGAATGCTCAAAAGACATTTAAGGTTGACTTGAGAAGGCCATCTGACATGCACCCTATGGAGATTGTTGAAGCAGTTGACAAGCTTCAGGAAAGGTTGAAAGTCGTTCCAGGTGATGATTTTCTGAGCATGGAagctcagaaaaatgcaaccctTTTCTTCAACATTCTGCTTCGTAGCACATTTGCCAGTAAGCGTGTGTTGAAAGAGTACAGGCTAACTCGTGAAGCATTTGAATGGGTAATCGGTGAGATAGAATCTCGATTCTTACAATCATTGGTTGCACCAGGTGAAATGATTGGCTGTGTGGCTGCCCAATCCATAGGTGAGCCAGCCACTCAGATGACCTTGAATACCTTCCACTATGCTGGTGTTAGTGCCAAAAATGTTACTCTAGGCGTTCCTAGGTTGAGGGAAATCATAAATGTTGCAAAGAAAATTAAAACTCCCTCACTTTCTGTGTACCTAAAGCCTGAAGTCAACAAGACAAAAGAGAGGGCAAAGAATGTCCAGTGTGCTTTGGAATACACCACTTTACGCAGTGTAACACAAGCAACTGAAGTGTGGTATGATCCAGATCCTATGAGCACCATCATTGAAGAGGATGCTGAGTTTGTGAAGTCTTATTATGAAATGCCAGATGAAGAAGTTGCCCCAGAGAAAATCTCTCCTTGGCTGCTTCGCATAGAGTTGAATCGCGAAATGATGGTGGATAAGAAGTTGAGCATGGCAGACATTGCGGAGAAGATTAACCTCGAGTTTGATGATGATTTGACTTGTATATTTAATGATGACAATGCTGAGAAGCTAATTCTTCGTATACGTATCATGAATGATGAAGCTCCAAAGGGGGAGATGCAAGATGAATCTGCCGAAGATGATGTCTTCCTCAAGAAGATTGAGAGCAACATGTTGACGGAAATGGCCCTACGAGGCATCCCGGACATCAACAAGGTGTTTATCAAGTCTGGAAAGATAAATAAGTTTGACGAGAATGAAGGGTTTAAACCTGAAATAGAATGGATGTTGGACACAGAAGGTGTCAATCTGTTGGCCGTTATGTGTCATGAAGATGTTGATGCAACTAGGACAACAAGTAATCACTTGATCGAAGTGATTGAAGTTCTTGGAATTGAGGCTGTACGTCGATCTCTGCTGGATGAGTTACGGGTGGTCATATCTTTTGATGGGTCTTACGTGAATTACAGGCACTTGGCTATTCTATGTGACACTATGACCTACCGTGGCCATTTAATGGCCATCACCCGCCATGGCATTAATCGGAATGACACTGGGCCAATGATGAGATGTTCATTTGAGGAAACAGTGGACATTCTTCTGGATGCTGCTTTGTATGCTGAAACAGATCATCTCAGAGGTGTCACTGAAAATATTATGCTTGGGCAGCTTGCACCCATTGGCACAGGGGACTGTGCCTTGTATTTAAATGATCAGATGCTGCAGCAAGCAATTGAACTTCAGCTTCCTAGTTATATGGAGGGTTTGGATTTTGGCATGACACCTTCCCGTTCACCCATGTCTGGAACTCCATATCATGAAGGCATGTCATCACCAAGCTATTTGTTTAGCCCAAATGCCCGTTTGTCACCCATTACAGATGCTCAGTTTTCTCCTTATGTTGGTGGGATGGCCTTCTCTCCCACTTCATCGCCAGGATACAGTCCATCATCTCCTGGCTACAGTCCATCATCTCCAGGATATAGTCCTACATCTCCTGGTTATAGTCCCACCTCACCTGGATACAGTCCTACATCGCCTGGTTATAGTCCCACTTCACCTACATACAGCCCTAGCTCTCCAGGCTATAGTCCAACTAGTCCTGCATATTCTCCTACAAGCCCATCTTACTCCCCTACTTCACCCAGCTACAGTCCAACATCCCCCAGCTACAGCCCCACCTCACCAAGTTACAGCCCCACCTCGCCAAGTTACAGCCCCACCTCACCAAGCTACAGCCCCACTTCTCCAGTTTATAGTCCGACTTCCCCGGTCTATAGCCCCACCTCTCCTGCATACAGCCCCACCTCGCCATCATACAGCCCCACCTCCCCTTCATACAGCCCCACCTCACCAAGCTACAGCCCCACCTCGCCTTCATACAGCCCCACCTCACCTGCATACAGTCCAACTTCTCCTGGTTATAGCCCAACATCACCAAGCTACAGCCCAACATCTCCGAGCTACAGTCCTACTTCTCCAAGTTACAATCCCCCTTCCGCAAAATACAGTCCATCGCTGGCATACTCCCCAAGCAGTCCCAGATTGTCACCATCCAGTCCTTACAGTCCGACATCTCCAAATTACAG CCCAACTTCACCATCATATTCGCCAACATCCCCATCATATTCTCCTGCAAGCCCTACGTATAGTCCCAGCAG TCCATACAGTTCAGGTGTTGGCCCAGATTACAGCCCAAGTTCTCCACAGTACAG TCCTAGTGCTGGCTACTCACCTACTGCGCCGGGGTATTCACCATCATCCACCAGCCAATACACTCCGCAGATGAGCAATAAGGATGAGGGCAGCAGTCGCTGA
- the LOC131248872 gene encoding DNA-directed RNA polymerase II subunit RPB1 isoform X2 — MILQVLPIPPPPVRPSVMMDTSSRSEDDLTHQLAMIIRHNENLRRQERNGAPAHIISEFAQLLQFHIATYFDNELPGQPRATQRSGRPIKSICSRLKAKEGRIRGNLMGKRVDFSARTVITPDPTINIDELGVPWSIALNLTYPETVTPYNIERLKELVEYGPHPPPGKTGAKYIIREDGQRLDLRYLKKSSDHHLELGYKVERHLNDGDFVLFNRQPSLHKMSIMGHRIKIMPYSTFRLNLSVTSPYNADFDGDEMNMHVPQSFETRAEVLELMMVPKCIVSPQSNRPVMGIVQDTLLGCRKITKRDTFIEKDVFMNILMWWEDFDGKIPAPTILKPRPLWTGKQVFNLIIPKQINLIRTSAWHSEAETGFITPGDTQVRIERGELLAGTLCKKTLGTSTGSLIHVIWEEVGPDAARKFLGHTQWLVNYWLLQNGFSIGIGDTIADASTMEKINETISKAKNEVKELIKAAQEKQLEAEPGRTMMESFENRVNQVLNKARDDAGSSAQKSLSESNNLKAMVTAGSKGSFINISQMTACVGQQNVEGKRIPYGFIDRTLPHFTKDDYGPESRGFVENSYLRGLTPQEFFFHAMGGREGLIDTAVKTSETGYIQRRLVKAMEDIMVKYDGTVRNSLGDVIQFLYGEDGMDAVWIESQKLDSLKMKKREFDNVFRYEFDNANWNPSYMLTEHVEDLKTIREFRNVFDAEVQKLEADRYQLGTEIATTGDNSWPMPVNLKRLIWNAQKTFKVDLRRPSDMHPMEIVEAVDKLQERLKVVPGDDFLSMEAQKNATLFFNILLRSTFASKRVLKEYRLTREAFEWVIGEIESRFLQSLVAPGEMIGCVAAQSIGEPATQMTLNTFHYAGVSAKNVTLGVPRLREIINVAKKIKTPSLSVYLKPEVNKTKERAKNVQCALEYTTLRSVTQATEVWYDPDPMSTIIEEDAEFVKSYYEMPDEEVAPEKISPWLLRIELNREMMVDKKLSMADIAEKINLEFDDDLTCIFNDDNAEKLILRIRIMNDEAPKGEMQDESAEDDVFLKKIESNMLTEMALRGIPDINKVFIKSGKINKFDENEGFKPEIEWMLDTEGVNLLAVMCHEDVDATRTTSNHLIEVIEVLGIEAVRRSLLDELRVVISFDGSYVNYRHLAILCDTMTYRGHLMAITRHGINRNDTGPMMRCSFEETVDILLDAALYAETDHLRGVTENIMLGQLAPIGTGDCALYLNDQMLQQAIELQLPSYMEGLDFGMTPSRSPMSGTPYHEGMSSPSYLFSPNARLSPITDAQFSPYVGGMAFSPTSSPGYSPSSPGYSPSSPGYSPTSPGYSPTSPGYSPTSPGYSPTSPTYSPSSPGYSPTSPAYSPTSPSYSPTSPSYSPTSPSYSPTSPSYSPTSPSYSPTSPSYSPTSPVYSPTSPVYSPTSPAYSPTSPSYSPTSPSYSPTSPSYSPTSPSYSPTSPAYSPTSPGYSPTSPSYSPTSPSYSPTSPSYNPPSAKYSPSLAYSPSSPRLSPSSPYSPTSPNYSPTSPSYSPTSPSYSPASPTYSPSSPYSSGVGPDYSPSSPQYSPSAGYSPTAPGYSPSSTSQYTPQMSNKDEGSSR, encoded by the exons ATGATTTTACAAGTCCTCCCGATTCCCCCTCCTCCTGTGAGACCTTCTGTGATGATGGATACGTCTTCTAGGAGTGAG GATGACTTGACTCATCAGTTGGCGATGATTATTAGACACAACGAGAATCTGAGAAGGCAGGAGAGAAATGGAGCTCCTGCCCACATCATCTCAGAATTTGCACAATTACTGCAATTTCACATTGCTACATATTTCGATAATGAGCTTCCGGGTCAGCCGAGG GCTACACAGAGGTCAGGACGGCCTATCAAATCCATATGCAGTCGGCTTAAGGCTAAAGAAGGTCGGATTAGAGGCAACTTGATGGGAAAGCGTGTGGATTTTTCAGCACGAACTGTCATCACACCAGATCCGACAATTAACATTGATGAACTTGGAGTGCCATGGAGTATTGCTCTTAATTTAACATATCCAGAAACTGTGACACCATATAACATTGAGAG GTTGAAGGAACTTGTAGAATATGGGCCCCATCCTCCTCCCGGTAAAACTGGTGCCAAGTACATCATAAGGGAAGACGGACAGAGGCTTGATCTTCGGTACTTGAAAAAAAGTAGTGATCATCATCTGGAGCTTGGTTATAAG GTGGAGAGGCACTTGAATGATGGGGACTTCGTTCTTTTCAATCGGCAACCTAGTCTTCACAAAATGTCTATAATGGGGCATCGAATCAAAATCATGCCATACTCAACTTTTCGCCTGAATTTGTCTGTAACTTCTCCATACAATGCTGATTTTGATGGGGATGAAATGAACATGCATGTTCCTCAGTCATTTGAAACTAGAGCAGAAGTCTTGGagctgatgatggtaccaaaatgCATTGTCTCGCCTCAATCAAATCGCCCTGTTATGGGTATTGTCCAGGATACACTCTTAGGATGCCGGAAGATAACTAAAAGAGATACCTTCATTGAGAAG GAtgtctttatgaatatcttgaTGTGGTGGGAGGATTTTGATGGGAAAATACCTGCTCCAACTATTCTGAAGCCTAGACCTCTTTGGACAGGAAAACAAGTGTTCAATCTGATCATTCCTAAGCAGATAAACCTCATAAGAACCTCGGCATGGCACTCGGAAGCGGAAACAGGATTTATCACTCCAGGAGATACACAAGTTAGAATAGAGAGAGGCGAGCTGCTTGCTGGCACTCTCTGCAAGAAGACCCTTGGAACATCTACTGGTAGTCTTATTCATGTCATCTG GGAAGAGGTTGGTCCAGATGCTGCCCGCAAATTCTTGGGCCACACACAGTGGCTTGTTAACTACTGGCTTTTGCAGAATGGATTTAGTATTGGAATTGGGGACACAATTGCAGATGCATCAACTATGGAAAAAATTAATGAAACAATATCGAAAGCGAAGAATGAAGTGAAGGAACTTATTAAGGCTGCCCAAGAAAAGCAGCTAGAGGCAGAACCTGGGCGAACTATGATGGAATCATTTGAGAACAGGGTGAACCAG GTGCTGAATAAGGCTCGTGATGATGCTGGAAGTAGTGCACAGAAGAGCTTATCAGAAAGTAACAATCTGAAGGCTATGGTGACAGCAGGATCAAAGGGAAGTTTTATCAACATTTCACAGATGACTGCTTGTGTGGGACAACAGAATGTCGAGGGTAAACGAATTCCTTACGGTTTCATTGATCGGACGCTACCACATTTCACCAAAGACGACTATGGGCCCGAAAGTCGGGGCTTTGTGGAGAACTCATATCTCCGTGGGCTGACTCCACAGGAATTCTTCTTTCACGCTATGGGTGGTAGGGAAGGTCTGATTGACACTGCAGTGAAAACATCTGAGACGGGGTATATTCAGAGGCGTCTTGTGAAGGCTATGGAAGACATTATGGTCAAATATGATGGTACTGTTAGGAACTCATTAGGGGATGTGATTCAGTTTTTGTATGGAGAGGATGGTATGGATGCTGTTTGGATTGAATCACAGAAGTTGGATTCTCTGAAAATGAAGAAGCGTGAGTTCGATAATGTTTTCAGGTATGAATTTGACAATGCCAATTGGAATCCAAGTTACATGTTAACTGAGCATGTTGAGGATTTGAAAACCATCCGGGAGTTCCGCAATGTTTTTGATGCTGAAGTTCAGAAACTGGAAGCAGATCGATACCAACTTGGTACAGAGATTGCTACTACAGGTGATAACTCATGGCCTATGCCTGTTAACCTCAAGAGGCTTATCTGGAATGCTCAAAAGACATTTAAGGTTGACTTGAGAAGGCCATCTGACATGCACCCTATGGAGATTGTTGAAGCAGTTGACAAGCTTCAGGAAAGGTTGAAAGTCGTTCCAGGTGATGATTTTCTGAGCATGGAagctcagaaaaatgcaaccctTTTCTTCAACATTCTGCTTCGTAGCACATTTGCCAGTAAGCGTGTGTTGAAAGAGTACAGGCTAACTCGTGAAGCATTTGAATGGGTAATCGGTGAGATAGAATCTCGATTCTTACAATCATTGGTTGCACCAGGTGAAATGATTGGCTGTGTGGCTGCCCAATCCATAGGTGAGCCAGCCACTCAGATGACCTTGAATACCTTCCACTATGCTGGTGTTAGTGCCAAAAATGTTACTCTAGGCGTTCCTAGGTTGAGGGAAATCATAAATGTTGCAAAGAAAATTAAAACTCCCTCACTTTCTGTGTACCTAAAGCCTGAAGTCAACAAGACAAAAGAGAGGGCAAAGAATGTCCAGTGTGCTTTGGAATACACCACTTTACGCAGTGTAACACAAGCAACTGAAGTGTGGTATGATCCAGATCCTATGAGCACCATCATTGAAGAGGATGCTGAGTTTGTGAAGTCTTATTATGAAATGCCAGATGAAGAAGTTGCCCCAGAGAAAATCTCTCCTTGGCTGCTTCGCATAGAGTTGAATCGCGAAATGATGGTGGATAAGAAGTTGAGCATGGCAGACATTGCGGAGAAGATTAACCTCGAGTTTGATGATGATTTGACTTGTATATTTAATGATGACAATGCTGAGAAGCTAATTCTTCGTATACGTATCATGAATGATGAAGCTCCAAAGGGGGAGATGCAAGATGAATCTGCCGAAGATGATGTCTTCCTCAAGAAGATTGAGAGCAACATGTTGACGGAAATGGCCCTACGAGGCATCCCGGACATCAACAAGGTGTTTATCAAGTCTGGAAAGATAAATAAGTTTGACGAGAATGAAGGGTTTAAACCTGAAATAGAATGGATGTTGGACACAGAAGGTGTCAATCTGTTGGCCGTTATGTGTCATGAAGATGTTGATGCAACTAGGACAACAAGTAATCACTTGATCGAAGTGATTGAAGTTCTTGGAATTGAGGCTGTACGTCGATCTCTGCTGGATGAGTTACGGGTGGTCATATCTTTTGATGGGTCTTACGTGAATTACAGGCACTTGGCTATTCTATGTGACACTATGACCTACCGTGGCCATTTAATGGCCATCACCCGCCATGGCATTAATCGGAATGACACTGGGCCAATGATGAGATGTTCATTTGAGGAAACAGTGGACATTCTTCTGGATGCTGCTTTGTATGCTGAAACAGATCATCTCAGAGGTGTCACTGAAAATATTATGCTTGGGCAGCTTGCACCCATTGGCACAGGGGACTGTGCCTTGTATTTAAATGATCAGATGCTGCAGCAAGCAATTGAACTTCAGCTTCCTAGTTATATGGAGGGTTTGGATTTTGGCATGACACCTTCCCGTTCACCCATGTCTGGAACTCCATATCATGAAGGCATGTCATCACCAAGCTATTTGTTTAGCCCAAATGCCCGTTTGTCACCCATTACAGATGCTCAGTTTTCTCCTTATGTTGGTGGGATGGCCTTCTCTCCCACTTCATCGCCAGGATACAGTCCATCATCTCCTGGCTACAGTCCATCATCTCCAGGATATAGTCCTACATCTCCTGGTTATAGTCCCACCTCACCTGGATACAGTCCTACATCGCCTGGTTATAGTCCCACTTCACCTACATACAGCCCTAGCTCTCCAGGCTATAGTCCAACTAGTCCTGCATATTCTCCTACAAGCCCATCTTACTCCCCTACTTCACCCAGCTACAGTCCAACATCCCCCAGCTACAGCCCCACCTCACCAAGTTACAGCCCCACCTCGCCAAGTTACAGCCCCACCTCACCAAGCTACAGCCCCACTTCTCCAGTTTATAGTCCGACTTCCCCGGTCTATAGCCCCACCTCTCCTGCATACAGCCCCACCTCGCCATCATACAGCCCCACCTCCCCTTCATACAGCCCCACCTCACCAAGCTACAGCCCCACCTCGCCTTCATACAGCCCCACCTCACCTGCATACAGTCCAACTTCTCCTGGTTATAGCCCAACATCACCAAGCTACAGCCCAACATCTCCGAGCTACAGTCCTACTTCTCCAAGTTACAATCCCCCTTCCGCAAAATACAGTCCATCGCTGGCATACTCCCCAAGCAGTCCCAGATTGTCACCATCCAGTCCTTACAGTCCGACATCTCCAAATTACAG CCCAACTTCACCATCATATTCGCCAACATCCCCATCATATTCTCCTGCAAGCCCTACGTATAGTCCCAGCAG TCCATACAGTTCAGGTGTTGGCCCAGATTACAGCCCAAGTTCTCCACAGTACAG TCCTAGTGCTGGCTACTCACCTACTGCGCCGGGGTATTCACCATCATCCACCAGCCAATACACTCCGCAGATGAGCAATAAGGATGAGGGCAGCAGTCGCTGA